The Christiangramia forsetii KT0803 DNA segment GTTCGATAAATTGTAAAAAGTTGACAATTCACCTCCGGTCTTATTTTTAATTTCAGGTGTTAAATTGTCATTTTGATAAGTGTACCAACCGACATCATTAACCAGATTAAAATGGTTCCTAAATGCTTCACTTTTTTCTGATTTCAGGATAGGATTTTCAATCATTCTTTCACCTGAAACCATTTCGGTATTCGCTACCGAATTAAATGAGATTGAGCTTATAGCTTCAACCATAATTTTATCCTGAGTAAAATCAGGAGTAGCAACCACAATTGCCGAAAGTTCATCTTGAACAATTTCGGTTGTCGAATTTTCGGTCAGGTCGGAAGTGGTAGCTCCGAATCCCGTGAAGTCTATCAAAACGATAAACAACATTAAAACCAGCTGACTAGCTTTCATAATAAACTTATTAAAAAAGCCCCACCTTAGCAGGGCTTCAATATTATACTACATCTTCAAACCCTAAGATGTAAGGACTTCCTTCATCACCAGCGGCAGATTCAGGAGTATTTGCGGTAATTCTTACCTCTACAGCTGGAAGGCCGTTTTTAGTAAGTGTTCCCTGATCTCTGGCACTTATTTTTCCGTAAGGAATTTTAAGCACACCTCTCTTACCATCTACCGTTTTACCTACTGCCTTGAAAGACTGGTAAATTGATGGTTTTCCGGCAGGAGCCATATAGTTTCCTTCATCTTCACCATCGTCTACAGTTCCTACTTTACCACCCATAAGCTGCACACGCTGCTCTGGAGTAACTCCGAACAAACGAACGACCATATTAGTTGGATCAACAGTACCATCCACGGTAATGTAAGTATCATTTGATTCTGTAGGGATATTTTCCTCATTGGCACTCGCACCTTCCAGTGTAGTAGAACCAACTTCAATATCGTTGAACTCGGTAAGGGTATCTCCCATTACTCCGTCCCCGGGATCGCCGAAGTAAACCGCGACAATACCTAAAAAGTTATGTTGTTTTGACATTTGTTATAATGTTTGAAATTCAAATCGAATATTATAGTAACTCATTCCGTCTCTGTCCGGATCTTCAAATGTTCCCTTATCATCATATATCTGAAAATGAAAGGTTCCGTTATCTGTTACCTGGGTAACATCGTCCAGAAGTGGAATTATTATATCTGTTAATTCTTTAAATCGATTGCCATTGTGCAGATCACCTGTAAGCTTTGGAAGATGAATATTCACATTCCCAAAACCATTTTGCAGATACCCATTTGGATTATTGATTGTATTGGTATCAATGAATTCTGATTGAAGACCTTTTGGAGCACCATCCACATAATCAACAGGTAAATTCTTACCCTGAAATAACTCGCTTAAAGCAAGTAGTATGTTATAGCTTGATTGCACCTAATAAATCTTTTATATCATTAGAATTTGGGGCGCTACCCGTAATCACATCGAAACCTTTACTCTCAACTGCAGCTGCGTAATTCATACCAGCCACGCCTATTAAAACAAGTCCTTTACCAAATAAACCTCTTACTTCATCAATGGCTTTTTTAGCGGCTTTTACCCCTTGTGATTTACCACCCGTAAAGCTTGAATCTATTTCTTGCCCATCTTTCAGAATTACATAACCTACAGAAGCCCGGAGGTTTCCGGTTCGGTCTGTATAGTTCCCTGAGTTCCTGGCTTTATTAATAAATTCTTCGCCTTGATAACGCAATGCTTCAATAGATTTATCTTCTATCTGCTCGATTTGATCACTCATGTAATCTCGAACCTGGTTAAGGTTGAACATCGCTTTTAATCCAGCCATAACTCGCAGTGGGTTTGGTAAGGCCAAGCCTGTTTTATTGTGATACTCCTACCAAAAATATCCATCTTTTGATCGTCAAATGCATGAGGATTTGATTTCAATTGTTCTGGTGTTTGCTCACAATAGAATTTGGCTTTATAGTCAAGGTTTTTATTCCCCTTTTCTGGCTCATATCGACCTTTCAAGGTTATCTCTTCCTTAGTTACCTCAGGAAGTTTTCCTTCACCAACTGTTTCCAGTTTAATAGTAGCCGTATGCGGAAACCTATTTATCATAACTTAACCGACCTTATTTTGGGTATACCGTCATTATATTTCGGATCTCCATACAGCTTGTAAATGGCATTGGCTTGCTCTTTCAAAGAACTTAGATCGTACTTAACGGAAAGCGAGCCTTCGGTAAAAGAGGAAATACGTCTCATTCGCATATACATATCAGCTTCTGCCAATTCAATGCTTTGATCAGTAACACTATAAGTAGCACCGGGATTTACTTCCCGGGCTACCATAATAGCGTCTTTTATTCCCTGGCTTACTTCAGGTACTATTTCGTTAAGCCAATCTTTATTAGTCATCTTATACGGATGCTACAAGTTCAGCTTCGAACTTCTCGATACCAGCTTCAGAAAGCTTATTGATCTTACCTGTTAAAGTAGAATCTGCCTGATCTACATTGGATTCAGGTACTTCACCTGTAGCATTCAATCCAGCAACTACAGAAGCTTTAGTATAGTCTGTTTCCTTGTAGGTATAAACCGCGTCACCTTCTACCTGAACATCATCAGAAGCGTCAGCTTCTTCAGCATTGATATAGAAGAAAGACTCTACATTCTGCAATACCGGGAATACAATTGCTTCAGCTCCGGTAGCATGGCTAACAGGATCTGTAGTTCCCCAGTTCTTTACAAGGATATAATCGTTTGCTTTCTGGTACTGCACATCTTCTACTGGGAATTCCTCCTCAGCAAGTGTAGAATACACCAAAGAACCAATATTAGTTCCGGTAGTAAGAACTACCATGTTTTTCTCCCATCCTTCGGTAACAATACGCTGCTTATTCTTTTGGTGAACAAAAGTTCTCTCTACAACAATTAGATTCATACCTAAAGTTCTTGATAAAAGACCTCTAATTTGATCCTCGTCAAGTGTTGGGATATTAGGATTATCTCCTGAGAAACTGTTATTCCAAGCAAACTGAGCTTTAATCTGAAGGTTATCCAATAGATTATCAAGCGTATCTGCGCCCATCCAAATAGTATTTGGATATTCCCCTTTTGCTCTAGCAGCCTTTTTAATCCTTCTAAGATCAGAGATAGGCTTAGAATCTGGATTGCTCCATTTTCCTGTTACCCCAAACTGATTCTCTTTAGGAATATCATAGCTGGCTCTTACAGCTGTACCGGTATTGTTCTCTTGCGGAATAAGCATTGCACCTCCTGAAAAACCTACATACATAGCCTCTTCAATTAGTTCCTTAATTCCGTAAATACCGTTTTCAGAATCATTAAACACTTTACGTGCTAATTCTTTCTTTCTTCCCGGATCACGTCTTAGAATACGAAGTGTATTCATTTCTTTCTCTCCCAAAACGAATTTCATACCCATTTTAGGCACCTCGCCAGATGCACTTTTTACAGTAGCTCTGGACTTTACAGGAAGTGGAGAATCATAAGAAACGAAATCAGCAGTGATTCGTGTGTAATTTCCACTTACAGAACTGTACGACATATCCGCACTATACTCAGGCGTTAAATAACGCTCATGATCATAAGCTGGAGCATCTTTGGAACCGTTTACTTTCTCATATTGAGCAAGTACAACGCCTTCCATATACTCATCAATCAGATCTTTAAAAATTGATACTGCCATTAGTAGTCTGGTTGATTATAGATTCCTAATGCTTTTAAAGCATCTAAGGAATTCTGGTTAAACTTATACTTTACAACTTCGTTGTTGAAGTACCCTCCGGTCATAACACCGGTAGAAGGTTTAGCGGTTCTAGTGGTAGAACGCACAACCCCAACGAGTAAAGCTCCTTTTGCGCCGTCAACTGGTTGCGGCTTGAATTCGCCATCTTCTCGAATTACACCATGACCCTCAAAAATGAATCTGTCAGGAAAACCAGTCATATTAAGAACTGCTCCTCCTTCAAGGCCGTGAATGTGTTTCTTGATAGCAACGCCGTCAATGCCTTCGGAATATTCCTTTTGCTCTTCGACGCTTAAATCTAATACTGCCATTGTATTGGTTTTTAGATTATCTAACTATATCAGCAATTTCCTCTTTTGAAGGTTTTTTCGCCCCTCCATTTCGTGGAACTGGTATGCGTGAATTTCTTGGATTTGTTTGAATTTCAGTTGCAATGGTTCCACCGTCAGCTTCGAATTTCTCCTTAACGGTTTCAAATTGCTCCTCAAAGTCTTTTTCTAAATCAAGTTCACTGGCATATCCAGGTAAAATGCCTTTGGATTTTAAGAAGTCTCTCGCTTTTTGAGTTTTCTGAGCTACAGTTTCCTGTTGCTTTTCGGCTTTTTGTTCCTGTAACTCTTTTTCCATTTTAGAAAGTTTTGCAAGCAACGCTTTCATAGCAGGATCTTTTGTTTCGATCTCCTCCTCTTCTTCCATTTCTTCCTCCTCTTCTTCGCCGAATCCAAATCTTTTTTTAAGTTTTGCTTCACGAGTATCAGCAGCTTTTTTAAGCTTCTTATCAAACTCACTCTGCACTCCTTTAATTTTTAAGGCTTCTTCGAGATTTGAAGGAACTGTGAGGTCTTTAAATTCCTCAATTTGCTCAGGAGTTACCCCGAACGCTTCAAGCGCCTTGGCAGTGTCATCGTCTTCCAACGCCACACCTAGTTTCTTGATAAATTCTTCGATTTTCATCGTACGATTGGTTTTCGTTAATTGTTGAATAGGCTGCAATATAATTTTAGACTAAGCCTTTATAGGCTTAATTCTAATTGTAGGTGCGTAGTTGCCATTATAGTACCGTTGAAAACAGCAAGGTCGGTGCATACGGTTTTATGCGATACCGAAAAAACAGATGCTGCCCGATTGGTTGCTTCTTGAAAAGAATATCCGGGCTTTCGTTTTTGATTCTCCATATAGATACCAATAAGTCTTCGCCTTTTTTCAATGAGTTCTTTATTCCGATTCATTGATATATCGATTTATCCGGTCTTCGCTAATATGTAAATAGAAATTAGAAAGGTCATTAATTAAGGATCGGTAGGTTCCTTCATGAGTTCTTATATACCAGTTTATAAAAAGCTTTCTATTGTCTTTAGGATCTTTACCGTAAACTTCGAAAAACTTCAACCTGGTACGCTCTACAACATCTACTACAATAGTGGTTAGGCTTACTTTAGTTTCAATATCTGGAGTAATATCTTCCACAGATACCACCGTTTGAAAAGTAGTTGGCGTAGTCATAAGCGCAATAGATTTTCCAACTTTCGGAGGATGATCACCTGTGTACAATTCTTCACGGGACCACTGTAACTTTTTACCGCCTTGCTGTCTTTCTAATTTAACTTTGAATATTCGCATTAGGTACGAATCCGGTTTTTGTCATTTTGAAGTTGTCACGAAGGAAATAAGGCTTATTCTTCCAGCCTTTAATTCGCTCGGCATTGTCGTTTAAATAATCCAATGCGTTTTTTGGAACATTTTTAATAAGGTGCCGCTGATCAATACCACCACCGGCTAAGTATTCTTTGAATTTTGATCTTGGTAATAATAGACTGTCTGCTATACAAAGACAATTAGGGTGCCAGCCTACAAATTTGAATTCTTTAGGATAAGTACCCACCAATTCATCGCAAATATCATATCTGGGATGAGCCGAACTAAGCCTAACTTTTTGTCCCATTACCCAAGGCATATTTTTACGCCTTTCAAAATCATTGGTTCGATAGGCTATATTGATTTCATTGCGGCTTAATCTTAGTGCATTTTTATAGCTTGAACGATAAACCCCTTGTCCAGGGTGGTAGTCTTTAGCAGGATTAGACAATATCAATTTGCCCTGTTCATTTTTTACTCTTCTAAATCGTTGGTCTGGCTCTTTTAGGTACCGCTTTAAATCCCGGGCCATGTCCGCTGCAGGACGTCCGTCAAATATTCCAGATTCTAAAGCATTGTTTAAAGATGCTTGTGTTTGATTGGTAAGCTTCCAAACTCGTTCACTTAAATTAAGCCCGGCCTGTTTTCTGGAAACAAAAGCACTGGCAGCATTGGAATTTGTTTTTAAAAATTTTGCCTTTTCATCTGCAGAAATATCCAGATCCTTTAAATATTGCTCAGCTGCTTCATCATTACATAAATCTGAAATACCAAAAGAGTTATTTATTTGATCTGAAAAAAGCTTTTCTAAATCGTCATGGAATTGAACTAAGGCCCTATCCAATTCTTTTTGCTTTAACTTATTGGTAGTGCCTGAATAATTACGAAAGATAGAACCGAATTGCCGGGCATATTCCGCGTACAATCTATCCAAGTGCCATTCATGAGCACTCAGTAAAGAAAGTAGTCTATTTTCGCAGTTGTTGGTCATTAGTTACCTTTCGTTATCTGAACAGGTTCTACATATTTGAATTTTAACGTATTTACTTGGCCCCCCATCGTTAAGGTCAAACCAATCACCGCACCTTTCACAAGGTGTTGGCATTTCCATTTCTTCCAGTTCCTCCATCTACTTATGATATTTAGATTTCGGTTTCTCAAATTCAATATTCCTTTTCAGGTTATTAATTGATTGAGCTAAGTTTTGAGCTTCAATCTTAGCACCTACAGAATCGATATGTAATCTTCTGGATGCTTCAGCCATTCTTTCAGAAGCTTCTATAACCGTCATTCCGGCTTTTTGCATCATAGCAGTAGCTCTTATCATAGCTTCCTTATCTGCTCCGTGTCCAATTATTGCTACTTCCATTACTGTTCAATTAAATGTTCCTTCAATACAGTTCCGGCAATAGGCTGCATAGCCTTACCGAAAGTCAATTGCTTAATCCAAATCTTACCGGTTTTTTTTACCTGTTCGATTTCTTGCTCATCTAATTCAAAACAAAACGTCATTGAACCTTCTTGCTTATTGAATAGCGCTGGCAGAGTTTGGTACTCCGGTTGATCTTCGGCTATTTTTACATTGTGGCCTTCAAATTCTATTGCTTTCATAGTTTATTTTTCTAAAAGTTCCTTGTTCCTGTGAATATTTCCCTTGATTATACACTCATTGTTGAAAGCGCATAAAAAAGTATCGTCTTCCTGAGTTTCAGATATTATAAATGCAGCTTCGATATATTTTACCTGAGAAATAAAGGTTTTAGTTGTTGGTACCTTTGGATCACTATCATAATATCTCTCACAGCTAAACTCTACAATATCATTTTCAAATATCTTACGTCCCTTAGAATCCCTTAAGCCTGTATATTGGTCTATTTTTAAAATATGCCATTGTATTTGGTCTTTTTTCTTTTCGATATCTTGAAGACTGAATTGCTGAAACCTATCTACAATTGGATTATAAGCTCTGAATATTAAATCTCTCACTTCTTATTTTTAGATTCAATTATTTTCTTAGCAAGATTTTGGTATTTGGGTTTCTTCAATTTTTTATTGAAGGCCCTGCGTTCTTTTCGGGAAAGTTTTCGCTTTGGTTCGTGCATAGATCCGTGCTTCTCACTCATATCTACACCAAAATGCTCTTCAAGACTTTTACTTTCATCGAAATCGTTTAATTGGTTAATTGATGGTCCCATGATTATTTCTTTTACTTTTTATCTTTAAATCGCATAGTAGCTGTTCCATCAAATAATCAATACGCTTATCGGTTGAAGCTATTTGATAGTTTATCTCTTGAATTTTCTTCTCATAATTAGAACTGTTTTCATTAGCTTCAGATATTGACTCTACAAGATGATTGCGATTATAATTCAGATTATCAATTTGCTTTTCCAGTAATTCATTTAATAATTTCATGATGTTATATATTAATTGTTGACTTTATTTAAAACTTCGTGTACCCGGTTCACTATCCAACCTAATAAATAGGCTTCTGGTTCGTCATTGTATAGGTCTAAATTGTGACAGATATCTATAAAAATATTATTCACCAGATGCTTTGATTCATGAGCTATTATTCCCGGTGTTGGATATCCCTTCTTTTCAGCAGAAAAAACGATGTAATACATTTCCTTTCTTTTGAAAACTGCTCCATCAAATGATTCTATATTTTGATCAAATTCCCAGTCCTTGAATTTATCCTCAAACTCCTTATTGTTGTTATATACAACAATCGTAAACTCTGTACCGTATAAAGGTGTCTTATGCTTTTTTGTAATCATTACGGCACAAATGTTTCTCCCATTCTATTTTTCTCCTCTTCCTGAATCTTTTCGAGTTCAGCAGCTGGATCTTTAACCTGTGGGTTATGCTGTATTCCCGTTTCCTGAGACATAGTTGCTTTCCCACCAGTAGCAGTATAAAGCATTTCAATCCACTCCTTCATATCTTCTGGAATAGAGTAATTGAATTCTATATCGAAACTCAATTCTTCATCCGTAATATTTAAACCGTTCTTAATAATGGATAGAATACGACTAATTGCTGTGCTGTATGCTCCACGTTTTCGCTTAGCCTTATTTAAAGGGTCTTGCATCATTAGAAGCAAAGCACGTCCAGAAAGTGCTCCTATCCCTTTCACATTATCAAAAGATAAATCTGGAGTTTGGGTAATACGGTGAATATCTTCTTTAAGCCAGTTCTTTTCAAGTTCTATAGAATCAGTGGCAGCATCCCTTTGTAAGAAATCCGCATCCGCTTCAATCACATGGTCATTATGTTTGGCAATTCCCAAAAGAAGTGATTTACCGTCATCGTCTATATCAATAAGCGTTTCATCTTCGCCTTTATCATTCTTAACAGTACCGCCTTTTAATTTCAGGATAGGGAAAGCGAAATAATTATTGGAACCGGCTAACTTTGATTTAAGCATTTCATAGCGGTCAATATCTTCCTTGGAAATAAACCATTCTGGCTCTTTTTGGTCGACAAAAACCACTGGTATTACTCTAAAGTCATGCGAATCTGAATTGATATACTTCTCATCTTCATACTTATGAATCTCAGTTTCAGTAAAAATCCAAATATGTTCTATTTCTTCAATGGTAAATTGCCAGTAGAAAGCAACCAAATCACCATACACATCATATTGAGGAGTATATT contains these protein-coding regions:
- a CDS encoding DUF6706 family protein; translation: MTNKDWLNEIVPEVSQGIKDAIMVAREVNPGATYSVTDQSIELAEADMYMRMRRISSFTEGSLSVKYDLSSLKEQANAIYKLYGDPKYNDGIPKIRSVKL
- a CDS encoding major capsid protein, yielding MAVSIFKDLIDEYMEGVVLAQYEKVNGSKDAPAYDHERYLTPEYSADMSYSSVSGNYTRITADFVSYDSPLPVKSRATVKSASGEVPKMGMKFVLGEKEMNTLRILRRDPGRKKELARKVFNDSENGIYGIKELIEEAMYVGFSGGAMLIPQENNTGTAVRASYDIPKENQFGVTGKWSNPDSKPISDLRRIKKAARAKGEYPNTIWMGADTLDNLLDNLQIKAQFAWNNSFSGDNPNIPTLDEDQIRGLLSRTLGMNLIVVERTFVHQKNKQRIVTEGWEKNMVVLTTGTNIGSLVYSTLAEEEFPVEDVQYQKANDYILVKNWGTTDPVSHATGAEAIVFPVLQNVESFFYINAEEADASDDVQVEGDAVYTYKETDYTKASVVAGLNATGEVPESNVDQADSTLTGKINKLSEAGIEKFEAELVASV
- a CDS encoding phage portal protein; the encoded protein is MEEEFDFDFKNATAVTDFLGENEKRNKKIAEYKSEYEGTDEGRKLRDNQIGKREDYTQGKKSVKAERLKTQYQKYIVQTGVSFLLGDAPTITASDIDNEGGKTILDVYKKNRINDKLQEFAEQAMSTTMGVFIFSRGTDNEIKARLYTQDNGKYTPQYDVYGDLVAFYWQFTIEEIEHIWIFTETEIHKYEDEKYINSDSHDFRVIPVVFVDQKEPEWFISKEDIDRYEMLKSKLAGSNNYFAFPILKLKGGTVKNDKGEDETLIDIDDDGKSLLLGIAKHNDHVIEADADFLQRDAATDSIELEKNWLKEDIHRITQTPDLSFDNVKGIGALSGRALLLMMQDPLNKAKRKRGAYSTAISRILSIIKNGLNITDEELSFDIEFNYSIPEDMKEWIEMLYTATGGKATMSQETGIQHNPQVKDPAAELEKIQEEEKNRMGETFVP
- a CDS encoding YopX family protein, with the protein product MRDLIFRAYNPIVDRFQQFSLQDIEKKKDQIQWHILKIDQYTGLRDSKGRKIFENDIVEFSCERYYDSDPKVPTTKTFISQVKYIEAAFIISETQEDDTFLCAFNNECIIKGNIHRNKELLEK